Proteins from a single region of Fundulus heteroclitus isolate FHET01 chromosome 12, MU-UCD_Fhet_4.1, whole genome shotgun sequence:
- the foxd5 gene encoding forkhead box protein D5, with protein MILSGESRGPHQTGLSVEEDEIDIVGDEEPAHPMVFRNECSTDAGSSAESGAEFDSSEPDSSGESESSFCADAPTPRKAQGSSVKPPYSYIALITMAILQSPLKKLTLSGICDFISNKFPYYREKFPAWQNSIRHNLSLNDCFVKIPREPGNPGKGNYWSLDPASEDMFDNGSFLRRRKRFKRNQPEFGRDGLFYSGLSSYRPYGQPYNAQRQVNLMPATPVRYVPLQDGTMVAPSPYHLLPHALNAHGKRGGPKDSRGQPCVTEPKSGAHAKCSFSIESIMSRPSPISPQNPHPPHSPHGGLEFGHLMSNPASLLIPALLQPLKTPLCPPAMLSTVPLLNEHLTLSYPRC; from the coding sequence ATGATTCTGTCCGGTGAATCCAGAGGGCCTCACCAAACCGGACTGTCTGTGGAAGAGGATGAGATCGATATAGTGGGCGATGAAGAGCCTGCCCACCCGATGGTGTTCAGAAACGAGTGCTCCACGGACGCCGGGTCCTCGGCAGAGTCCGGTGCCGAGTTTGACTCCTCCGAGCCCGACTCCTCTGGGGAAAGCGAGAGCAGCTTCTGCGCGGACGCTCCGACGCCCCGGAAGGCTCAGGGCAGCTCGGTGAAGCCCCCCTACTCCTACATCGCCCTCATCACCATGGCCATCCTGCAGAGCCCGCTGAAGAAGCTGACGCTGAGCGGCATCTGCGACTTCATCAGCAACAAGTTCCCCTACTACCGAGAGAAGTTCCCCGCTTGGCAGAACTCCATCAGGCACAACCTCTCCCTCAACGACTGCTTCGTCAAGATCCCGCGGGAGCCCGGGAACCCCGGGAAGGGCAACTACTGGTCTCTGGACCCCGCGTCCGAGGACATGTTTGACAACGGCAGCTTCCTGCGCAGAAGAAAGCGATTCAAGAGGAACCAGCCCGAATTCGGCAGAGACGGGTTGTTTTACTCCGGCCTGAGCAGCTACAGGCCGTACGGACAGCCGTATAACGCGCAGCGGCAGGTAAACCTCATGCCCGCTACCCCTGTTCGGTACGTTCCCCTGCAGGACGGCACCATGGTGGCCCCCTCTCCCTACCACCTGTTACCGCACGCTCTGAACGCTCACGGCAAACGCGGCGGGCCCAAGGACTCCAGAGGCCAGCCGTGCGTAACGGAGCCAAAGTCTGGCGCGCATGCGAAGTGCTCATTCAGCATTGAGAGCATCATGAGCAGACCGTCTCCCATCAGTCCACAAAACCCACATCCACCCCACTCTCCTCACGGCGGCCTTGAATTTGGTCACCTGATGTCAAACCCAGCCTCCCTTTTGATACCAGCGCTCCTGCAGCCTTTAAAGACTCCTCTGTGTCCTCCTGCGATGCTGAGCACCGTTCCTTTACTTAATGAGCATCTCACACTCTCTTACCCTCGATGCTGA